A stretch of Anolis sagrei isolate rAnoSag1 chromosome X, rAnoSag1.mat, whole genome shotgun sequence DNA encodes these proteins:
- the FAM174C gene encoding protein FAM174C translates to MVSPQPEVGPFPKCPRRHFLRRRPLSGFLVSRMAAAVEALFLALALVAAAAGEASNETSGGGQAGPAPTALSTPATSGSSLTSPPSRLRLSALHRALYVIAVLAGIGLLYYLGGRALRTRTPPRKKYGLLSNAEDPMEMASLESDEDTVFESRNLRR, encoded by the exons ATGGTGAGCCCACAACCGGAAGTCGGTCCATTCCCAAAGTGTCCCCGCCGCCACTTCCTCCGCAGGAGGCCGCTTTCTGGGTTTTTGGTTTCCCGAATGGCGGCGGCAGTAGAAGCGCTGTTCCTGGCTCTGGCGTTGGTGGCAGCCGCGGCGGGAGAGGCCTCGAACGAGACTTCGGGAGGTGGGCAGGCGGGGCCGGCGCCCACCGCGCTCTCGACGCCGGCCACATCCGGGTCCTCGCTGACGTCACCGCCTTCGCGGCTGAGGCTCTCGGCGCTCCACCGCGCGCTCTACGTCATCGCCGTCCTGGCCGGCATCGGGCTGCTCTACTACCTCGGGGGCCGCGCGCTGCG GACGCGGACGCCTCCCCGCAAAAAATACGGCCTTCTGTCCAATGCCGAAGACCCCATGGAGATGGCCTCCCTGGAGAGCGATGAGGACACCGTCTTTGAGTCCAGGAACCTGCGGCGGTGA